A region of Kribbella sp. NBC_01245 DNA encodes the following proteins:
- a CDS encoding ABC transporter substrate-binding protein: MSTRLAKALALPVTIALLTVTAACGGNDPAESADGKVTLTVKTFGKFGYEDLYKQYEADHPGVVIKEDNIAKLADYTPKLQQWLTAGSGAGDVVALEEGILVKLMGKPDQFVNLLDHGAASLEKNFLAWKWKQALTTDGKKLVGLGTDIGAQGMCYRTDLFKKAGLPTDREEVGKLWPTWDGYLETGKKFTAANTGSSFFDNAGSVYQNILMQQGDHTYFDTSNKLVIDQNPGVRKAWDTTVGMIGAGLSGKLQMWSPQWNAAFKTGTFATIPCPAWMLGVITDQAGPENAGKWDVARVPGEGAVRGGSFLAVPAQSKHQKEAAELAKFLTSPQGQIGAFKSKNNFPSSPQAIDDPAVSSATNEYFSKAPVGKIFGQSAKSLKPVYLGPDNQVIGDGVGDALTAVEQGKLSPEEAWTKALADARRAVPQ, translated from the coding sequence ATGAGCACAAGATTGGCGAAAGCGCTCGCCCTGCCCGTCACGATCGCCCTGCTGACCGTCACCGCCGCCTGCGGTGGCAACGACCCGGCGGAGAGCGCCGACGGCAAGGTCACGCTGACCGTGAAGACGTTCGGCAAGTTCGGCTACGAGGACCTCTACAAGCAGTACGAGGCGGACCATCCGGGTGTTGTCATCAAGGAGGACAACATCGCCAAACTCGCCGACTACACGCCCAAGTTGCAGCAATGGCTGACCGCGGGCAGCGGCGCGGGCGATGTCGTCGCGCTCGAAGAGGGCATCCTGGTCAAGCTGATGGGCAAGCCCGACCAGTTCGTCAACCTGCTCGACCACGGCGCTGCCAGCCTGGAGAAGAACTTCCTCGCCTGGAAGTGGAAGCAGGCCCTCACCACTGACGGCAAGAAGCTCGTCGGCCTTGGCACGGATATCGGCGCCCAGGGCATGTGCTACCGGACGGACCTCTTCAAGAAGGCAGGCCTGCCGACCGATCGTGAAGAGGTCGGCAAGCTTTGGCCGACGTGGGACGGCTACCTGGAGACGGGCAAGAAGTTCACCGCCGCCAACACCGGCTCGAGCTTCTTCGACAACGCCGGCAGCGTCTACCAGAACATCCTTATGCAGCAGGGCGATCACACCTACTTCGACACCTCGAACAAGCTGGTCATCGACCAGAACCCCGGTGTGCGCAAGGCCTGGGACACCACCGTCGGCATGATCGGCGCGGGTCTGTCCGGCAAGTTGCAGATGTGGAGCCCGCAATGGAACGCGGCCTTCAAGACGGGCACGTTCGCGACCATTCCCTGCCCCGCGTGGATGCTCGGCGTGATCACCGACCAGGCCGGCCCGGAGAACGCCGGCAAGTGGGATGTCGCCCGCGTCCCGGGCGAAGGCGCCGTACGCGGTGGGTCCTTCCTCGCCGTACCGGCGCAGAGCAAGCACCAGAAGGAGGCCGCCGAGCTGGCCAAGTTCCTGACCAGTCCCCAGGGCCAGATCGGCGCTTTCAAGTCGAAGAACAACTTCCCGAGTTCGCCGCAGGCCATCGACGACCCGGCCGTGTCGAGCGCGACCAACGAGTACTTCAGCAAGGCCCCGGTCGGCAAGATCTTCGGCCAGAGCGCGAAGAGCCTCAAGCCGGTCTACCTCGGTCCGGACAACCAGGTCATCGGCGATGGCGTGGGTGACGCGCTGACCGCGGTCGAGCAGGGCAAGCTCAGTCCCGAGGAGGCGTGGACGAAGGCCCTCGCGGACGCCCGACGGGCCGTGCCGCAGTGA
- a CDS encoding carbohydrate ABC transporter permease, translating to MTLTAIRPNRTKPARPSNPEGRKAGRWSRLDVHGSPYFFVAPFFLLFAVFGLFPLGYTAWVSLREWDLTGDAGFVGTANYTRLFADPDFWNALWNTLGLFVLSTVPQLVIALIIAGLLNRPLRGLMLFRLGILAPIVTSVAAVAIVFGQLFGRDTGLVNGILGLVGFEPIDWQAGVGSSWIAVATMVNWRWMGYNALIYLAAIQSIPKDLYEAAAIDGAGQIRQFWRITVPLIRPALIFTALMSTIGGMQLFTEPLLFGQGDISGGSLRQFQTIAMYMFEQSFTNFDYGYGSAIALAIFVITVIAGGLNALIARRLKGGTQ from the coding sequence GTGACCCTCACCGCCATCCGACCCAACCGCACGAAACCGGCGCGGCCCTCGAATCCCGAGGGCCGCAAGGCCGGCCGCTGGAGCCGGCTGGACGTGCACGGATCGCCGTACTTCTTCGTGGCGCCGTTCTTCCTGCTGTTCGCCGTGTTCGGGTTGTTCCCGCTCGGCTACACGGCCTGGGTCTCCCTGCGCGAGTGGGACCTCACCGGAGACGCGGGTTTTGTCGGAACCGCCAACTACACAAGGCTTTTCGCGGACCCCGACTTCTGGAACGCGCTCTGGAACACGCTCGGCCTGTTCGTGCTCTCGACCGTCCCGCAGTTGGTGATCGCGTTGATCATCGCGGGTCTGCTGAACCGGCCGTTGCGAGGCCTGATGCTGTTCCGGCTCGGCATTCTCGCGCCGATCGTCACCTCGGTGGCCGCCGTCGCGATCGTGTTCGGTCAGCTCTTCGGCCGCGACACCGGCTTGGTCAACGGGATCCTCGGGCTCGTGGGCTTCGAGCCGATCGACTGGCAGGCCGGCGTCGGCTCGTCCTGGATCGCGGTCGCGACGATGGTGAACTGGCGCTGGATGGGTTACAACGCGCTGATCTACCTCGCCGCGATCCAGTCGATTCCGAAGGACCTGTACGAGGCGGCCGCGATCGACGGCGCGGGCCAGATTCGCCAGTTCTGGCGCATCACGGTGCCGCTGATCCGGCCGGCCCTGATCTTCACCGCGCTGATGTCGACGATCGGCGGAATGCAGTTGTTCACCGAACCGCTGCTGTTCGGTCAGGGCGATATCTCGGGCGGCAGCCTGCGGCAGTTCCAGACCATCGCGATGTACATGTTCGAGCAGAGCTTCACCAACTTCGACTACGGCTACGGTTCGGCCATCGCGCTGGCGATCTTCGTCATCACCGTGATCGCCGGCGGCCTGAATGCGCTCATCGCCCGGCGCCTGAAAGGAGGCACCCAGTGA
- a CDS encoding glycoside hydrolase family 15 protein, translating to MGNAAKVYPWAVIGVLLSTLAAGTAVNIHNNPQPELVAEGIPLEHRKAPLATDLRLPSTRPGLVRQALTDLKALTPTGSGPLAGWDGPWRYVWPRDASFTAAAWCAVGQYDEAADVFAYLDKVRPQKATAGGAARELAVGVQAQAGGRWEARHHGDGSGPVTDGRQPQLDGSGWILWAAWLCTTLHEDRPVADAQVVRLWPMLQQSADQIAVELGSDGLPAPSPDYWERNESELTLGTVAPLLTGLRAASALAERTDHPEDADRWSIAADRLSRGIDRAFGGRRGYPRTKHGGADAIVTVLGPPFAPARAEVVEAIERSHALLTIPNGGVTPGQDWRPDGVAWTPQTALFGLSAASRGDRLTAESVLAWLDTNRTRTGAIPEKVNRHGTPAGEAPLGWTSALVVLTATALDHPLPIP from the coding sequence ATGGGAAACGCTGCCAAGGTCTACCCCTGGGCGGTCATCGGCGTACTCCTGAGCACTCTCGCCGCAGGCACCGCGGTGAACATCCACAACAACCCGCAACCCGAGCTGGTCGCCGAAGGCATCCCACTCGAGCACCGAAAAGCGCCCTTAGCAACGGATCTACGCCTCCCGTCCACCCGCCCGGGCCTCGTCCGGCAGGCGCTGACCGACCTCAAGGCGCTCACCCCGACCGGCAGCGGTCCGCTCGCAGGCTGGGACGGACCCTGGCGGTACGTCTGGCCGCGCGACGCCTCATTTACCGCGGCCGCCTGGTGCGCTGTCGGCCAGTACGACGAGGCCGCCGACGTCTTCGCGTACTTGGACAAGGTTCGCCCGCAGAAGGCCACCGCGGGTGGTGCCGCCCGCGAGCTCGCCGTCGGCGTACAAGCGCAAGCAGGTGGGCGATGGGAGGCGCGGCACCACGGCGATGGATCCGGCCCGGTGACGGACGGACGTCAACCCCAGCTGGACGGTTCGGGCTGGATCCTCTGGGCGGCCTGGTTATGCACGACCCTGCACGAGGATCGGCCCGTCGCCGACGCGCAGGTGGTGCGGCTCTGGCCGATGCTCCAGCAGTCCGCCGACCAGATCGCCGTCGAACTCGGGTCCGACGGACTGCCGGCGCCCTCCCCCGACTACTGGGAGCGCAACGAATCCGAGCTCACCCTCGGTACGGTCGCGCCCCTGCTCACCGGCCTGCGCGCCGCAAGCGCCCTTGCCGAAAGGACCGACCACCCCGAGGACGCCGACCGCTGGTCCATCGCGGCCGACCGCCTGAGCCGAGGTATCGACCGGGCCTTCGGCGGCCGTCGAGGTTATCCCCGCACGAAACACGGCGGCGCCGACGCGATCGTCACCGTACTCGGACCACCCTTCGCGCCCGCCCGCGCCGAAGTGGTCGAGGCGATCGAACGCAGCCACGCCCTCCTCACCATCCCGAACGGCGGCGTGACCCCAGGCCAGGACTGGCGACCGGACGGCGTCGCCTGGACGCCGCAAACGGCCCTCTTCGGCCTGAGCGCAGCCTCCCGCGGCGACCGCCTGACCGCCGAGTCCGTCCTCGCCTGGCTCGACACCAACCGCACCCGCACCGGCGCCATCCCCGAAAAGGTCAACCGCCACGGTACCCCCGCCGGCGAAGCCCCCCTCGGCTGGACCTCCGCCCTCGTAGTCCTCACCGCCACCGCGCTAGACCACCCGCTCCCAATCCCGTAA
- a CDS encoding glycoside hydrolase family 9 protein, translated as MSTVRRLLLACLGTTLIVPLLAAPALADGPYERLLNTNFDSGTKSPWWSSANSPSTVTDGRLCAQIPAGTVNPWSSMIGQNDVPLEQGQPYTLRFDASATRPATIRATAQMAVAPHTTPLSKSFAITTTPQTFTVTATSTVTEVHSQVTFQMGGATEAYTLCLDNISFVGGVVPPGGPRDLGSPVRVNQHGYLVDGPKRATVVTALPGEQPWRLVDAAGAEVAAGQTSLYGPDAMSGDTVQLVSFDDFRVAGKGYRLAVGSEVSEPFEISEDLYDGLRRDSLAYFYHNRSGIPIESEYVGDAYDRPAGHLGVAPNTGDTSVPCLPGTCDYSLDVRGGWYDAGDHGKYVVNGALAAWQLLDLYERSATKGDFAGVADRTLRIPESGNRRPDVLDEARWEIDFMLRMQVPSGEPLAGMVHPKIHDVAWTGLPLPPAADAQPRYLYPPTTAATLNVAAVGARCARIYAVWDPALALRCLIAATKAWKAAKAHPELYAPAESVGGGPYADTDVRDEFSWAAAELFATTGLPTYRSQITTGLTTDGFSWRDMGGLADLALARVPWRLTGTTRKAVEGRIKSVADQYVAALGQQGYANPYLPTDGKYVWGSNSATANNAMVIAMAYDLTKQARYREAAVESMDYLLGRNALNQSYVTGYGERSAQNQHHRFWAHSLDAALPNPAPGSLAGGPNSGLQDPVAQRNLPGCAPATCYVDDIGSWSTNEVAVNWNSALAWISAFASSVSDAGAGGGSAAAGVLASPIDLTSGFYVDPNSTPATWVRNNGGDSRAAAINSSIATKPMARWFGNPPSGTTIGTIVGAFVGAADNADKAPILVAYNLPGRDACGGHSGGGAGSPSAYRTWVAAFASAIGTRPAIVILEPDALGDFECMTAAQITERNGMLSFALQQFRDKAPNTWAYLDGGNAGWVAADTMAQRLNGAGVTYGRGFAVNVSNYYTTSQSTSYGNSVRNSLSSRYGYTKPFVVDTSRNGNGSNGQWCNPAGRRLGSVAQLGGGAEMLLWVKVPGNSDGPCGTAPNTSAGQFSPTLAINLINGT; from the coding sequence ATGTCCACAGTCCGCAGGCTTCTCCTGGCCTGCCTCGGTACGACGCTGATCGTGCCGTTGCTAGCCGCACCGGCCCTGGCCGACGGCCCGTACGAACGTCTTCTCAACACCAACTTCGACAGCGGCACTAAGAGTCCCTGGTGGAGCAGTGCGAACAGCCCGTCGACTGTGACCGACGGCCGGCTGTGCGCGCAGATCCCGGCCGGCACGGTCAACCCGTGGAGTTCGATGATCGGCCAGAACGACGTACCGCTCGAGCAGGGTCAGCCGTACACCTTGCGGTTCGACGCCTCGGCCACCCGGCCGGCGACCATTCGCGCGACAGCGCAGATGGCGGTGGCGCCGCATACGACGCCGTTGAGCAAGTCTTTCGCGATCACGACTACGCCTCAGACCTTCACGGTGACGGCGACGTCGACCGTGACCGAGGTGCACAGCCAGGTCACCTTCCAGATGGGTGGCGCGACTGAGGCGTACACGTTGTGTCTGGACAACATCTCGTTCGTGGGAGGTGTCGTGCCGCCTGGTGGGCCACGAGATCTCGGATCCCCGGTGCGAGTCAACCAGCACGGCTACCTGGTGGACGGACCTAAGCGAGCCACCGTCGTTACTGCTCTTCCTGGTGAGCAGCCGTGGCGACTAGTTGATGCGGCCGGTGCTGAGGTTGCTGCCGGTCAGACCTCGCTGTATGGGCCAGACGCGATGTCGGGCGACACTGTCCAGCTGGTCTCGTTCGACGACTTCCGCGTTGCTGGTAAGGGTTATCGGCTTGCGGTCGGCTCTGAGGTTAGTGAGCCGTTTGAGATCTCTGAGGACCTGTACGACGGCCTGCGGCGCGATTCGCTCGCGTACTTCTACCACAACCGCAGCGGCATCCCGATCGAGTCCGAGTACGTCGGTGACGCCTACGACCGGCCTGCCGGACACCTCGGCGTAGCGCCTAACACTGGCGACACCTCCGTGCCGTGTCTGCCTGGTACTTGCGACTACAGCCTCGACGTCCGTGGCGGTTGGTACGACGCCGGGGACCACGGCAAGTACGTCGTAAACGGTGCACTGGCCGCTTGGCAATTGCTGGACCTCTACGAACGTTCGGCCACTAAGGGCGACTTCGCGGGAGTGGCAGACCGTACGTTGCGTATCCCCGAGTCCGGCAACCGGCGGCCCGACGTACTGGATGAGGCCCGCTGGGAGATCGACTTCATGCTGCGGATGCAGGTGCCGTCTGGGGAGCCGTTGGCTGGCATGGTCCATCCCAAGATCCACGATGTCGCCTGGACCGGTTTGCCGCTGCCGCCTGCAGCTGACGCGCAACCCCGGTACTTGTACCCGCCGACGACTGCGGCGACTCTGAACGTTGCGGCCGTGGGAGCGCGTTGTGCCCGGATCTACGCGGTGTGGGACCCAGCGCTTGCTCTGCGGTGTCTAATCGCCGCTACGAAGGCCTGGAAAGCAGCGAAGGCGCATCCGGAGCTGTACGCGCCGGCCGAGAGCGTTGGCGGTGGGCCTTACGCGGACACCGACGTACGTGACGAGTTCTCGTGGGCTGCAGCGGAGCTCTTCGCGACGACCGGCCTTCCGACGTACAGGAGTCAGATCACGACAGGGCTGACCACCGACGGCTTCTCCTGGCGGGACATGGGTGGGTTGGCCGATCTCGCGTTGGCCCGGGTGCCGTGGCGGTTGACCGGGACTACGCGGAAGGCGGTCGAGGGCCGGATCAAGTCGGTGGCGGACCAGTACGTCGCGGCACTTGGCCAGCAGGGGTATGCCAATCCGTACCTGCCGACGGACGGGAAGTACGTCTGGGGCTCGAACAGCGCGACGGCGAACAACGCGATGGTGATCGCGATGGCGTACGACCTGACCAAGCAGGCGCGGTATCGCGAGGCGGCGGTCGAGTCGATGGACTACCTGCTCGGGCGGAACGCGCTCAACCAGTCGTACGTCACCGGGTATGGCGAGCGGTCCGCGCAGAACCAGCACCACCGGTTCTGGGCGCACTCGCTCGACGCGGCCCTGCCGAATCCCGCGCCGGGCTCGCTAGCGGGTGGCCCGAACTCGGGATTGCAGGACCCGGTCGCGCAGCGCAACCTGCCCGGGTGTGCACCCGCGACCTGCTACGTCGACGACATCGGCTCGTGGTCGACCAATGAGGTCGCGGTCAACTGGAACTCCGCTCTCGCCTGGATCAGCGCCTTCGCCTCGTCGGTATCCGATGCTGGCGCTGGTGGCGGGTCTGCGGCCGCGGGGGTGCTGGCTAGTCCGATCGATCTCACCAGCGGGTTCTACGTGGACCCGAACTCGACGCCGGCGACCTGGGTACGCAACAACGGCGGCGACTCGCGCGCTGCCGCGATCAACTCGTCGATCGCGACCAAGCCGATGGCGAGGTGGTTCGGCAATCCGCCCAGCGGTACCACCATCGGCACGATCGTCGGCGCCTTCGTCGGAGCCGCCGACAACGCGGACAAGGCGCCGATCCTGGTGGCGTACAACCTGCCGGGGCGAGATGCGTGCGGCGGTCATTCCGGCGGGGGAGCGGGATCGCCCTCGGCGTACCGCACCTGGGTCGCGGCCTTCGCCTCGGCCATTGGAACCAGGCCGGCCATAGTGATTCTCGAACCCGATGCCCTCGGTGACTTCGAGTGCATGACCGCGGCGCAGATCACCGAACGCAACGGCATGCTCTCGTTCGCGCTGCAGCAGTTCCGGGACAAGGCGCCGAACACCTGGGCCTACTTGGACGGCGGCAACGCGGGCTGGGTCGCGGCGGACACGATGGCCCAGCGGCTGAACGGCGCGGGCGTGACGTACGGCCGCGGCTTCGCGGTCAACGTGTCGAATTACTACACCACCTCGCAATCGACCAGCTATGGGAACTCGGTCCGCAACAGCCTGTCCAGCCGGTACGGCTACACCAAGCCGTTCGTGGTCGACACCAGCCGCAACGGCAACGGCTCGAACGGCCAGTGGTGCAACCCCGCCGGCCGCCGCCTCGGCTCGGTCGCCCAACTCGGCGGCGGCGCCGAAATGCTGCTCTGGGTCAAAGTCCCCGGCAACTCCGACGGCCCCTGCGGCACCGCCCCCAACACGTCCGCCGGCCAATTCTCCCCAACCCTGGCCATCAACCTGATCAACGGCACCTGA
- a CDS encoding glycoside hydrolase family 5 protein, which yields MAAGVHGLRQGLVLPLAVRDDVGSPNWGQVNMRGSIVRAALAAVLLVSLLTTPAAAVPPEGVAAAGGVEVDWVPPLSTRGRWIVDAAGNRFKLKSGNWHGASGTWNGSGSADDNANHHAGENAGRMPLGLDRAPIAEIIAGFAELGINSIRLPFSNELIRDARPVTDASVAANPGLRGKTPLQVYDVVVAELTAAGLAVILNNHTTTTRWCCGVDGNERWNKSQSAQTWETDWLFMVNRYKGNGRVVGADLYNEVRRDVWDDPNWGWGNDHDWFAASQRLGDRILAEANPDLLIMVEGINWTGIPVDGFPHERPTLEPVRRLSHTLIASNKLVYAAHFYDYTGPRHTGATGTGETSDPRYRDLTPSELISELNRQAFFVTAEQAHFTAPVWISEFGVGGRDETGSKQRAWFENFVDHLVRTDADFAYWPLVGWHTNRTGNGWALLHWDAAGNRMGLYDGDDWRAAAWTRLRNAPSKTGPVAVVPHWKMLSPDHGDFVQSKRMRAVGDWDAGARKAACPDGTRLVGLSHTGNRGLCRSGGATWIGGHEVVKDERHVSPDWASGYTKLQCAPGHFLIGYSVRGSAVSSALCAATSATLGTTGRTVWFDRGDNRGGAGGDFASGHYKGQCADNEYAAGIAYTARLGSSRTPTPSTAAPSRNRPHPRPHLTDRLRPLPIPRVDPRNRGWTRQICQVDPPFRTPTLGMGGHARSSPVASRYGAHVLPPRHGACRCSRVATFARPVRPASRADWTVSGPKKVQSGGEATPLVIRERHHS from the coding sequence ATGGCGGCAGGAGTACATGGTCTTCGGCAGGGTCTGGTCCTGCCGCTCGCGGTCCGCGATGATGTCGGCTCGCCGAACTGGGGACAGGTGAACATGCGCGGATCGATCGTCCGGGCGGCACTGGCCGCCGTACTGCTGGTCTCTCTGCTGACTACCCCCGCCGCCGCAGTGCCGCCTGAGGGTGTGGCCGCGGCGGGCGGGGTCGAGGTGGACTGGGTGCCGCCGTTGAGTACGCGCGGGCGGTGGATCGTCGACGCCGCCGGTAACCGGTTCAAGCTGAAATCCGGCAACTGGCACGGCGCCAGCGGGACCTGGAACGGCTCCGGCAGCGCCGACGACAACGCCAACCACCACGCCGGTGAGAACGCCGGCCGAATGCCGCTCGGCCTCGACCGCGCGCCGATCGCCGAGATCATCGCCGGCTTCGCCGAACTCGGCATCAACAGCATCCGCTTGCCGTTCTCGAACGAGCTCATCCGCGACGCCCGCCCGGTCACCGACGCGTCCGTCGCGGCCAACCCGGGCTTGCGCGGCAAGACGCCACTGCAGGTGTACGACGTCGTTGTGGCCGAGCTGACCGCCGCTGGTTTGGCCGTGATCCTCAACAACCACACGACCACGACCCGCTGGTGCTGCGGCGTCGACGGCAACGAGCGGTGGAACAAGAGCCAGTCCGCCCAGACCTGGGAGACCGACTGGCTCTTCATGGTCAACCGCTACAAGGGGAATGGGCGAGTCGTCGGTGCCGACCTCTACAACGAGGTACGCCGCGACGTCTGGGATGACCCGAACTGGGGTTGGGGCAACGACCACGACTGGTTCGCCGCCTCCCAGCGCCTCGGCGATCGGATCCTCGCCGAGGCTAACCCGGATCTGCTGATCATGGTCGAGGGCATCAACTGGACCGGCATTCCCGTCGACGGATTCCCGCACGAACGCCCGACCCTCGAGCCCGTACGCCGCCTCTCGCACACGCTGATCGCATCGAACAAGCTCGTGTACGCCGCCCACTTCTACGACTACACCGGTCCCCGCCATACCGGCGCCACTGGAACGGGGGAGACCAGTGATCCCCGCTACCGCGACCTCACGCCGTCCGAGCTGATCAGCGAGCTCAACCGCCAGGCGTTCTTCGTCACCGCGGAACAAGCGCACTTCACCGCTCCGGTATGGATCAGCGAATTCGGTGTCGGCGGACGCGATGAGACCGGGTCGAAGCAACGCGCCTGGTTCGAGAACTTCGTCGACCACCTGGTCCGTACCGACGCCGACTTCGCCTATTGGCCTCTGGTCGGCTGGCACACCAACCGAACCGGCAACGGCTGGGCGCTACTGCACTGGGATGCCGCGGGCAACCGAATGGGCCTGTACGACGGCGACGACTGGCGGGCTGCCGCCTGGACGCGCTTGCGGAACGCGCCGAGCAAAACCGGCCCAGTGGCTGTGGTGCCGCACTGGAAGATGCTGAGCCCGGACCACGGCGACTTCGTCCAGTCCAAGCGAATGCGCGCCGTCGGCGACTGGGACGCTGGCGCCAGAAAAGCCGCTTGCCCTGACGGCACTCGCCTGGTCGGCCTCAGCCATACCGGCAACAGGGGCCTTTGCCGTTCCGGCGGCGCCACCTGGATCGGCGGCCACGAAGTGGTGAAAGACGAGCGCCACGTATCGCCCGACTGGGCCTCCGGGTACACCAAGTTGCAGTGCGCTCCCGGCCACTTCCTGATCGGCTACAGCGTGCGCGGCTCGGCCGTCTCGTCCGCCCTGTGCGCAGCCACATCCGCCACGCTCGGCACAACCGGCCGGACCGTTTGGTTCGACCGCGGCGACAACCGAGGCGGCGCCGGCGGGGACTTCGCCTCCGGCCACTACAAGGGCCAATGCGCCGACAACGAGTACGCCGCCGGCATCGCCTACACCGCCCGCCTCGGCTCCTCCCGCACCCCGACGCCCTCTACTGCCGCCCCCTCACGTAACCGACCGCATCCGCGCCCTCACCTAACCGACCGCCTCCGCCCCCTCCCTATTCCGAGGGTCGACCCTCGGAATAGGGGGTGGACTCGCCAAATTTGCCAGGTCGACCCCCCATTCCGGACGCCGACCCTCGGAATGGGAGGCCACGCCCGGTCTTCGCCCGTCGCCTCCCGATATGGCGCGCATGTTCTCCCGCCGCGGCACGGCGCCTGCCGATGCAGTCGCGTTGCCACGTTCGCACGGCCCGTACGCCCAGCTTCCCGAGCGGACTGGACGGTTTCAGGACCGAAAAAAGTCCAGTCCGGTGGGGAAGCGACACCACTCGTCATCCGTGAACGGCACCACTCGTAG
- a CDS encoding NPP1 family protein: MSFTRPNSKAHKSTRLRRIRQAGTGIVAAFAVLFAFPLSAWANPPSALPQVADANERAYAPALDYDTDSCYNTPAIGSDGSLAPGLGIGGGVTENCRSESDLNNTNAYSRYKCNNGWCAILYGYYFEKDQIGPGSSVFGHRHDWEHVVVWMTGGRVWWVSTSCHGGYNIHHRNNVRFFEGEHPKVVYHKDGASTHCFRNSNNNDEPPENHHRNWKFPSLVGWNGYPHDYQVRISNHNWGKASFGLKDASWLNELNKAKPSDSSVTFNPYG; this comes from the coding sequence GTGAGCTTCACCCGCCCGAATTCCAAAGCCCATAAATCAACCAGACTCCGGCGAATCCGCCAGGCCGGCACCGGCATTGTCGCCGCCTTCGCGGTTCTGTTCGCCTTTCCGCTCAGCGCCTGGGCGAACCCACCTTCGGCCTTGCCGCAGGTCGCCGACGCGAATGAGCGGGCGTATGCGCCCGCGCTGGATTACGACACCGACAGCTGCTACAACACTCCCGCCATCGGCTCCGACGGCAGCCTCGCCCCCGGTCTGGGCATCGGCGGCGGCGTAACCGAAAACTGCCGCAGCGAATCGGACCTCAACAACACCAATGCCTACTCGCGCTACAAATGCAACAACGGCTGGTGCGCGATCCTTTACGGCTATTACTTCGAGAAGGACCAGATCGGTCCAGGCAGCAGCGTCTTCGGACACCGGCACGACTGGGAACACGTCGTCGTCTGGATGACGGGCGGCAGGGTGTGGTGGGTATCCACCTCATGCCACGGCGGCTACAACATCCACCACCGCAATAACGTCCGGTTCTTCGAGGGCGAACACCCGAAGGTCGTTTACCACAAAGACGGCGCCAGCACGCACTGCTTCCGGAATTCCAACAACAACGATGAGCCACCCGAGAACCACCACCGGAATTGGAAGTTCCCCTCCCTGGTCGGCTGGAACGGCTATCCGCACGACTACCAGGTCAGGATCTCCAACCACAACTGGGGCAAGGCCAGCTTCGGCCTCAAGGACGCGAGCTGGCTGAACGAGCTCAACAAGGCCAAGCCGAGCGATTCGAGCGTGACCTTCAACCCCTACGGCTGA
- a CDS encoding DMT family transporter produces the protein MTHPRIAVLALLAVAAAWGSTFFLTKDLLARMDVADYLALRFAIAAVALIAIHPPAISRLSRLDKGRGVALGITYGIAQLVQTEGLRHTSASVSGFVTGMYVVFTPLLAAVILRHKIGRWAWVAVVLATIGLAVLSLRGFSMGHGELLTLASAALYALHIVGLGAWSTSSNAFGLSALQMVVIVIVCAIGAIPGGFTLPSNGTDWISVLYMALVAGAFALIVQTWAQAHLAPTRAAIAMTMEPVFASGFAVLFGGENVTVRMLTGGALVLAAMFLVELSPRRKIEAEVQHLAQ, from the coding sequence GTGACACATCCGCGCATCGCCGTACTGGCCCTGCTCGCTGTAGCGGCCGCCTGGGGTTCGACGTTCTTCCTTACCAAGGATTTGCTGGCGCGGATGGACGTGGCCGACTACCTGGCCCTCCGGTTCGCCATCGCGGCGGTGGCGCTGATCGCGATCCATCCGCCGGCGATCTCCCGGCTCAGTCGTCTCGACAAGGGCCGCGGCGTCGCCCTGGGCATCACGTACGGCATTGCGCAGCTCGTCCAGACCGAAGGCCTGCGGCATACGTCGGCCAGCGTCTCGGGATTCGTCACGGGCATGTACGTCGTCTTCACCCCGCTGCTCGCAGCCGTCATCCTCCGGCACAAGATCGGGCGTTGGGCCTGGGTGGCGGTCGTACTCGCCACGATCGGGCTCGCCGTACTCTCCCTGCGCGGATTCAGCATGGGCCACGGCGAGCTGCTGACGCTGGCCTCGGCCGCGCTGTACGCCTTGCACATCGTCGGACTCGGCGCCTGGTCGACGTCCTCGAACGCCTTCGGCCTGTCCGCCTTGCAGATGGTGGTGATCGTCATCGTCTGCGCGATCGGCGCGATCCCGGGCGGTTTCACCCTGCCCAGCAACGGCACGGACTGGATCTCGGTGCTGTACATGGCGTTGGTCGCCGGGGCGTTCGCGTTGATCGTGCAGACCTGGGCGCAGGCCCACCTGGCACCGACGCGGGCGGCGATCGCGATGACGATGGAGCCGGTGTTCGCGTCGGGCTTCGCGGTCCTCTTCGGCGGGGAGAACGTGACCGTACGGATGCTCACGGGTGGAGCGCTGGTCCTCGCCGCGATGTTCCTGGTCGAACTCTCACCACGCCGCAAGATCGAAGCCGAGGTCCAGCACCTCGCGCAATAG